One window of Dyadobacter sandarakinus genomic DNA carries:
- a CDS encoding VCBS repeat-containing protein has product MLLLDTFACRRKGDTLFYKLSPDETGIHFANNIAEGDTINAFTYYYCYNGGGVGIADFNNDQLPDILFTGNMVTSRLYLNKGNMQFEDITVQAGLTTSDWIMGVSVVDINHDGFTDIYLNVAGPRFAKKHHNLLYVNQKNLTFREEAAAYGLNDSSFCVQSAFLDYDRDGDLDMYLLTNEVDEIEKTMIIPAGFPITRGKTADQFYENVGDTLGHPMYKNVSVQAGVRQEGYGLGLAVGDLNQDGWPDVYASNDFMPNDQLLINQRNKTFRESARESLRHQTYNGMGVDIEDINNDARPDIMVMDMLPENNERRKTMIAKADYEKFFLRQKAGYVDQYMRNTLQLNQGTSANGTTYFSEIGQLTGMQATDWSWGVLLADYDNDGLRDAYITNGFVKDITDLDFLAYNTDHSMFGTNEVKANRTRELLSMLKSVKLSNYMYRNKGNLDFENNTTNWGLKYDSFSNGAAYADLDNDGDLDLVVSNINEEAFVFENTSIKQAGEDHYLQMLLSGSPKNPAGIGAAITLYCGNDRFYHYFSPVKGYLSSMSGPLHAGLGKHASIDSLRVIWPDGKSQLMTSVQADQRLTLNYQQADDAASPAGKAADVVFSNANDTYDVHWKHTENEFNDFVEESLLMAMYSRKGPGIAVADADQLNGTDFFIGGAAGLPGTLFRQTKSGTFEHQQILEDDARFEDAGSLFFDADGDGDQDLYIVSGGSEFSNQPGAYTDRLYLNDGKGHFTKNGQALPATTSSGSCVAAADFDKDGDLDLFRAGAVLPGEYPGPPRSYLLTNHAGKFTDATEMLAPALLHAGMINAAVWTDFNNDGWTDLIVTGEWMAPVFLKNQKGKLTDVTAQTGLQNMHGWWSSIYPADLDNDGDTDYVLGNVGDNIDYRPSHNEPLELYYADFAGNGRPKPVMTRYMTNAGGDKESFPLSFRDDLFRTMPVLKKKFNTYEPFSRAKLDDIFSKDLVSGAKHYTAETFRSCILINKGSGKFEMKALPAEAQFSCIFGILPLDADADGNLDLLLTGNSHSNEVVYGFMDASVGILLKGDGKGNFRPLPAEMSGVFLSGATRGIGMLYDSRGRQVVLATANADSLNILTNRNRHLREVIRAKPEDVYAEITFKNGVKRKQEFNYGAGYLSQQERAIGISDGIRSVLIFDKNGKNRQVYSLK; this is encoded by the coding sequence ATGCTTCTCCTGGACACTTTTGCCTGCAGGCGAAAAGGCGACACGCTTTTTTACAAACTATCGCCCGATGAAACCGGGATCCATTTTGCCAACAACATTGCAGAGGGCGACACCATTAATGCCTTTACTTACTACTACTGCTACAACGGCGGCGGCGTAGGCATTGCGGATTTCAACAATGACCAGCTGCCAGATATCCTTTTTACCGGGAACATGGTCACGTCCAGGCTGTACCTCAACAAGGGAAACATGCAGTTTGAGGACATTACAGTACAAGCCGGGCTCACTACATCCGACTGGATCATGGGGGTATCGGTAGTGGATATCAACCATGACGGTTTTACGGACATTTACCTCAATGTAGCCGGACCACGCTTTGCAAAAAAGCACCATAATCTGCTTTATGTCAATCAGAAAAACCTGACTTTCAGGGAAGAAGCAGCTGCATACGGGCTGAACGACAGCAGCTTTTGTGTGCAGTCGGCTTTCCTTGATTACGACCGGGACGGCGACCTCGACATGTACCTGCTCACGAATGAAGTAGACGAAATAGAAAAAACCATGATCATACCCGCAGGCTTCCCGATTACACGCGGGAAGACGGCAGATCAGTTTTACGAGAATGTGGGCGATACGCTCGGGCATCCTATGTACAAAAACGTATCCGTACAAGCCGGGGTGCGGCAGGAAGGATACGGGCTCGGGCTGGCCGTGGGCGACCTCAACCAGGATGGCTGGCCGGACGTGTATGCCTCCAATGATTTCATGCCCAATGATCAGCTGCTGATCAACCAGCGAAATAAAACCTTCCGCGAATCGGCCCGGGAAAGCTTGCGGCATCAGACTTACAATGGAATGGGCGTTGACATCGAGGATATTAACAATGATGCCAGGCCGGACATTATGGTGATGGACATGCTCCCGGAAAACAACGAGCGTCGTAAAACCATGATCGCGAAGGCGGACTACGAGAAGTTTTTCCTGCGCCAGAAGGCCGGGTACGTAGACCAGTACATGCGCAACACCCTGCAACTTAACCAGGGTACCAGTGCAAACGGGACAACTTACTTTTCCGAAATCGGGCAGCTGACGGGCATGCAGGCGACGGACTGGAGCTGGGGCGTGCTGCTCGCAGACTATGATAATGACGGACTGCGGGATGCCTACATTACCAATGGTTTTGTAAAAGATATTACCGACCTGGACTTCCTGGCCTACAATACCGATCACAGCATGTTTGGTACCAACGAGGTAAAGGCCAACCGGACCAGGGAACTGCTGAGCATGCTGAAAAGCGTAAAGCTCTCCAACTACATGTACCGCAATAAAGGCAACCTGGATTTTGAAAATAACACCACCAACTGGGGACTCAAGTACGACTCTTTTTCCAACGGGGCAGCCTATGCCGACCTAGATAACGACGGCGACCTGGACCTGGTTGTGAGCAACATCAATGAGGAGGCTTTTGTATTTGAAAACACATCTATAAAGCAGGCCGGAGAGGATCACTACCTCCAAATGCTCCTGAGCGGAAGCCCGAAAAATCCCGCTGGCATCGGTGCCGCAATCACCCTGTACTGCGGGAACGACCGGTTCTACCATTATTTTTCTCCGGTAAAAGGTTACCTGTCCAGCATGAGCGGACCGCTGCATGCGGGACTCGGGAAGCATGCTTCGATCGACTCGCTGCGGGTTATCTGGCCCGATGGAAAATCGCAGCTCATGACGTCGGTGCAGGCTGATCAGCGGCTTACTTTAAATTATCAGCAAGCTGATGACGCCGCGAGCCCTGCCGGAAAAGCTGCTGATGTGGTCTTTTCCAATGCCAATGACACCTACGATGTTCACTGGAAACATACCGAAAACGAATTCAACGATTTTGTCGAAGAGTCGCTGCTGATGGCCATGTACTCCCGCAAGGGCCCGGGTATTGCAGTGGCTGACGCGGATCAGCTGAATGGTACCGACTTTTTCATCGGCGGCGCAGCGGGCTTACCGGGTACGCTTTTCCGGCAGACGAAATCGGGAACCTTCGAGCACCAGCAGATTCTTGAAGACGATGCACGGTTTGAAGATGCGGGTTCGCTGTTTTTTGATGCCGACGGAGATGGAGATCAGGATCTGTACATCGTAAGCGGCGGTAGCGAATTCAGTAATCAGCCGGGTGCTTACACCGACCGTTTGTACCTGAATGACGGAAAAGGACATTTTACCAAAAACGGACAGGCACTCCCGGCTACCACTTCCAGCGGGAGCTGTGTGGCGGCAGCTGATTTCGACAAAGATGGTGACCTGGACCTGTTCCGGGCGGGCGCGGTGCTGCCTGGCGAATACCCCGGCCCGCCCCGGAGCTACCTGCTTACCAACCATGCAGGGAAGTTTACGGATGCCACGGAAATGCTCGCACCTGCCCTGCTGCATGCCGGTATGATCAATGCCGCAGTATGGACCGACTTTAACAATGACGGCTGGACAGACCTGATCGTCACAGGGGAATGGATGGCGCCTGTTTTCCTGAAAAATCAAAAAGGAAAACTTACGGATGTTACCGCACAAACGGGGCTTCAGAACATGCATGGCTGGTGGAGCAGCATTTACCCGGCCGACCTGGATAATGATGGTGATACGGACTATGTGCTCGGAAATGTGGGCGACAACATTGACTACCGGCCCTCCCATAATGAGCCGCTGGAATTATACTACGCCGATTTTGCGGGAAACGGGAGGCCTAAGCCGGTGATGACGCGCTACATGACAAATGCCGGCGGCGACAAAGAAAGCTTTCCCCTCTCCTTCCGGGATGACCTTTTCCGCACCATGCCGGTCCTCAAAAAGAAGTTTAATACCTATGAGCCTTTCAGCCGGGCGAAGCTGGATGACATTTTCAGTAAAGACCTGGTTTCAGGTGCTAAACATTACACAGCCGAAACCTTCCGGAGCTGTATCCTGATCAACAAAGGCAGTGGAAAATTTGAAATGAAGGCACTTCCGGCTGAAGCACAATTCTCCTGTATTTTCGGAATACTTCCCCTGGATGCCGACGCCGACGGCAACCTTGATCTGCTCCTGACCGGCAACTCGCATTCCAATGAGGTCGTGTATGGATTTATGGATGCATCGGTGGGCATTTTGCTGAAAGGTGACGGGAAAGGCAACTTCCGGCCGCTGCCTGCCGAAATGAGTGGGGTGTTCCTTAGCGGAGCTACACGCGGCATCGGAATGCTGTACGACTCGCGAGGCCGGCAGGTGGTGCTGGCTACGGCCAATGCAGACAGTCTGAATATCCTGACAAACCGGAACCGGCATTTGAGGGAGGTAATCCGGGCAAAGCCAGAGGATGTGTATGCTGAAATTACCTTTAAAAACGGCGTAAAAAGAAAACAGGAATTTAACTACGGCGCCGGCTACCTCTCTCAGCAGGAACGCGCCATCGGGATTTCCGACGGAATCAGATCGGTGCTGATTTTTGATAAAAATGGAAAGAACAGACAGGTATACAGTTTAAAATAG
- a CDS encoding alpha-L-fucosidase, with product MKQVWAAAFFLLASGLFTTTWAQKTATTRSLVTLQQDFVNLGFGMFIHYNIPTYGKDDWADPDASPAVFNPGKLDTDQWAAAAKSANMAYGCLTTKHHSGFTIWNTKTTDYNVMHSPYGKDIVAGYADSFRRQGLKVMLYYSILDTHHKLRPGHITPAHIQMIKDQLTELLTNYGEITALIIDGWDAPWLRISYDDVPFEEIYSLVKSIQPNCLLMDLNAAKYPAEALFYTDIKSYEQGAGQHISKESNKLPALSCLPINQYWFWKPSFPTTPVKKADELVNKNLVPFNRAYCNFILNVAPNRDGLIDDNVIAELKEIGKIYKKPVSLPSLLPNDGPVIASNLARNKPADSSWGDDMMIMDFANDDDFKTSWNSNPAVTQPWLEIDLMKETGFNTVVLTSAKANPLHYQLDYFANNKWYPLTAGTQEGRTKVLRFDRVTGQKVRVRFSGFKNPPTVAELGIYNERR from the coding sequence ATGAAACAGGTCTGGGCAGCTGCCTTCTTCCTGCTGGCTTCCGGATTATTTACAACAACTTGGGCTCAGAAAACAGCAACTACCCGGTCACTTGTGACCTTGCAGCAAGACTTTGTCAACCTTGGTTTTGGCATGTTTATCCACTATAACATACCTACTTACGGCAAGGACGACTGGGCCGATCCGGATGCTTCTCCCGCTGTTTTCAATCCCGGAAAACTTGATACCGACCAGTGGGCGGCTGCGGCAAAGTCGGCTAACATGGCGTACGGATGTCTTACCACCAAGCACCACAGCGGTTTTACAATCTGGAATACCAAAACGACCGATTATAATGTGATGCATAGTCCCTACGGAAAAGACATCGTTGCCGGATATGCAGATTCCTTTCGCAGGCAGGGCCTGAAAGTAATGCTTTACTACTCCATCCTGGACACGCACCACAAGCTTCGCCCCGGCCATATTACGCCGGCGCACATTCAGATGATCAAGGACCAGCTCACCGAGCTGCTCACCAACTACGGCGAGATCACCGCATTGATCATCGACGGCTGGGATGCGCCCTGGTTGCGGATTTCGTATGATGATGTTCCGTTTGAGGAAATTTACAGCCTGGTAAAATCCATTCAGCCCAACTGCCTGCTCATGGACCTGAATGCTGCCAAATACCCGGCGGAAGCATTGTTTTATACGGATATCAAGTCTTACGAACAAGGCGCAGGCCAGCATATTTCAAAGGAAAGCAACAAGCTGCCTGCACTTTCGTGCCTCCCGATCAATCAGTACTGGTTCTGGAAACCGTCCTTTCCGACAACCCCCGTCAAAAAAGCGGATGAGCTGGTGAACAAAAACCTGGTGCCTTTTAACCGGGCTTACTGCAATTTTATCCTGAATGTAGCACCCAACCGCGACGGACTGATTGACGATAATGTGATTGCCGAATTGAAGGAGATCGGCAAGATTTATAAAAAACCGGTCAGCTTACCTTCCCTCCTGCCCAATGACGGGCCGGTGATTGCTTCCAATCTGGCCAGGAACAAGCCTGCTGATTCGAGCTGGGGCGATGATATGATGATCATGGATTTCGCCAATGATGACGATTTTAAAACCAGCTGGAACTCCAACCCTGCCGTAACCCAGCCGTGGCTCGAAATAGATCTGATGAAGGAAACCGGATTTAATACGGTCGTACTGACATCCGCAAAAGCGAATCCGCTGCACTACCAGCTGGATTACTTTGCCAACAACAAATGGTATCCGCTTACTGCGGGTACGCAGGAGGGGCGCACGAAGGTCTTACGGTTTGACCGGGTGACCGGGCAGAAAGTCAGGGTCCGGTTTTCGGGCTTTAAAAATCCGCCTACTGTCGCTGAGCTCGGGATCTACAATGAGCGAAGGTGA
- a CDS encoding Hsp70 family protein, with translation MSDSVFCGIDFGTSNSSLAVADQDKVFLVPVEGDHYTIPSAMFFARKDNQAFFGREAMERFLTRQPGRLMRSLKRVLGSQAMRQGTMVNGELMRFNQIIAAFLDQMKQKAEATCGTALRHVVMGRPVHFTDNDAAADQRAEDELKAIAKRLGFEEVGFQFEPIAAAFAHEARVTGEKLAMVVDLGGGTSDFTLIRLSQANARKHDRNEDILANTGVRLGGNDFDKDLSLAEMMPELGFRSRYGAKNLEVPSYHYFDLSEWSKVNFLYTNKTIFQARQLLRETHDPVRYGRLISVLEQETGHAVLAATEKIKIGLASSEQYAAALDFIDESLQIDVARADFNAAITIKTERIIQAARECLRAAGIGPESVSLVIMTGGSTEIPLIQEQFRQLFPTADWSEEDKLSSVGLGLAYDARNRFS, from the coding sequence ATGAGTGACTCTGTTTTTTGCGGTATTGATTTCGGCACTTCCAATTCGAGCCTGGCCGTGGCTGACCAGGATAAGGTTTTTCTGGTTCCGGTAGAAGGCGACCATTATACGATCCCGAGTGCCATGTTTTTTGCGCGGAAGGATAACCAGGCTTTTTTCGGACGTGAAGCCATGGAGCGGTTTCTTACCCGCCAGCCAGGGAGGCTGATGCGCAGCCTGAAACGTGTACTGGGGTCGCAGGCGATGCGTCAGGGAACGATGGTAAATGGCGAACTGATGCGGTTTAACCAGATTATTGCGGCATTCCTCGACCAGATGAAGCAGAAGGCAGAGGCGACCTGCGGCACGGCGCTCCGCCACGTGGTCATGGGCAGGCCCGTCCATTTCACAGACAATGATGCCGCGGCAGACCAGCGGGCTGAGGATGAGCTCAAAGCCATTGCAAAGCGGCTCGGGTTTGAGGAAGTCGGTTTTCAGTTTGAGCCGATTGCGGCTGCATTTGCGCATGAGGCAAGGGTTACGGGCGAAAAGCTGGCTATGGTTGTAGACCTTGGCGGCGGCACTTCCGACTTCACGCTCATCCGGCTTTCCCAGGCAAATGCCCGCAAACACGACCGGAATGAGGACATCCTGGCCAACACGGGTGTCAGGCTGGGCGGCAACGACTTTGACAAGGACCTGAGCCTGGCCGAAATGATGCCCGAACTTGGCTTCCGCTCACGATATGGTGCCAAAAACCTCGAAGTACCATCGTATCATTACTTTGATCTTTCGGAGTGGAGTAAGGTTAATTTTCTTTATACAAATAAAACCATTTTCCAGGCCAGGCAGCTGCTGCGCGAAACGCACGATCCCGTACGCTACGGCAGGCTCATCAGCGTGCTCGAACAGGAAACCGGACATGCGGTGCTGGCCGCAACGGAAAAAATTAAGATCGGACTCGCCAGCAGCGAGCAGTATGCGGCGGCACTCGATTTTATCGATGAATCCCTGCAGATTGACGTTGCCCGGGCAGATTTCAATGCTGCGATTACGATCAAAACGGAGCGGATCATTCAGGCAGCCCGCGAATGCCTTCGTGCCGCAGGTATCGGGCCGGAATCGGTGAGCCTGGTAATTATGACAGGCGGTTCTACCGAGATTCCCCTGATCCAGGAACAATTCCGCCAGCTTTTTCCTACGGCAGACTGGTCTGAAGAAGACAAACTTTCGAGTGTCGGACTGGGACTTGCCTACGATGCCCGCAACCGGTTTTCGTAA
- a CDS encoding TonB-dependent receptor encodes MKYILRKTQLSAIALLWSLGMVSAQDATVSGIVREGQEVLPGASVFVQGGGEGVITNADGTYSLTLPAGTYVITASFTGLTPEQHPVTVQAGQALTLNFDLQTTSLNELVVLGSRGEARSQLDTPVPVDVIDVKNLIRDVGQVSLNQILNYVAPSFNSNTQVLGDGTDHIDPASLRGLGPDQVLVLVNGKRRHTTSLININGTFGKGSVGTDLNAIPTSSIKRIEILRDGASAQYGSDAIAGVLNIILEDNVSELRASVTAGGYASRNSEDNIDGETVQANVNYGLPLGTKGGFFNLAGSFDFRNPTNRMKEFTGVIFSDYNNPALYPSPTGADITNAELERRGMSRSDFTSRIGQAAARGGAISFNSAVPLANEAEIYAFGGLNYRHGESAAFRRMPAQLTQNIAEIYPLGYLPLIVTDNYDQSLATGIRGKVGKWNADLSNTFGRNQIDFATANSLNASLLKASPTRFTDGGYRFTQNTTNLDINRNFENVLSGLNVAFGAEHRYENYQIVEGEEKSWGDYGRAIKVGVGSNGADILIPSLTGNIFTLKAANGSNYAGGAQAFPGFRPENAIDVSRTSVGLYTDLALDITDKWLVDGAVRFENYSDFGSTWNWKLATRYKIGENFALRAAASTGFRAPSLHQRYFSATSSLFVEGQIIQSGTFTNESRPAKLLGIPELKQETSVNYSAGFTGSFGKFKLTVDGYYIRINNRIVYTGQFSGSNAATATDQDREIYELLSQANAQTARFFANAIDTETRGIDAVLTYSERFGKSRFRADLSGTFVKTNIAGNVKASPLLAGKENSYFDRSSRIYLESAVPRVKSNLTLTYNISKFGVFLRNVYFGPVNAATNVEADAQTFGSKVITDLALSYDISKAVRFTIGANNLLDVYPDETIGGNRGAGYFIYSRTGQQFGFNGRFAFARLNLTL; translated from the coding sequence ATGAAGTACATTTTACGAAAAACGCAATTGTCCGCAATTGCTTTGCTATGGTCGCTCGGGATGGTAAGCGCGCAGGATGCCACCGTGAGCGGTATTGTGAGGGAGGGACAGGAGGTACTTCCCGGCGCTTCGGTGTTTGTGCAGGGTGGTGGTGAGGGTGTTATTACCAATGCCGACGGTACCTACTCGCTTACTTTACCTGCCGGTACCTATGTTATCACGGCCAGCTTTACCGGCCTCACACCCGAACAGCATCCTGTAACAGTACAGGCCGGGCAGGCACTCACATTGAACTTTGACCTGCAAACCACTTCCCTCAACGAGCTGGTGGTGCTGGGTTCCAGGGGAGAGGCTCGCTCGCAGCTGGATACGCCAGTACCCGTGGATGTGATTGATGTAAAAAACCTGATCAGGGATGTCGGACAGGTCAGCCTGAACCAGATCCTCAATTATGTTGCTCCCTCGTTCAACTCCAATACGCAGGTTCTGGGAGACGGTACCGACCATATTGATCCTGCGTCGCTCCGCGGGCTCGGGCCGGATCAGGTACTTGTGCTGGTCAATGGAAAACGCCGGCATACCACTTCACTGATCAACATCAACGGTACTTTCGGCAAAGGATCTGTGGGTACCGACCTGAATGCGATACCTACGTCGTCCATCAAGCGCATTGAAATCCTGCGTGACGGAGCTTCGGCCCAATATGGCTCGGATGCCATCGCGGGTGTGCTGAACATTATCCTCGAAGACAATGTGAGCGAACTGCGGGCAAGTGTCACTGCCGGCGGATATGCTTCCAGGAATTCAGAAGATAACATCGACGGCGAAACGGTGCAAGCCAATGTGAACTACGGCTTGCCGCTGGGTACGAAAGGCGGGTTCTTCAATCTTGCAGGCTCATTTGATTTCCGCAATCCGACCAACCGGATGAAGGAGTTTACGGGTGTCATCTTTTCGGATTACAACAATCCGGCTCTGTACCCGAGCCCGACCGGCGCGGATATTACCAATGCCGAACTCGAACGCAGGGGTATGTCCCGCTCGGACTTTACGTCCAGGATCGGCCAGGCTGCGGCACGCGGGGGCGCGATTTCATTTAACAGCGCGGTACCCCTTGCCAATGAGGCAGAGATATATGCTTTCGGCGGACTGAATTACCGGCACGGAGAGTCTGCCGCATTTCGTCGCATGCCGGCCCAGCTGACGCAGAACATTGCGGAAATATATCCGCTCGGCTACCTGCCGCTGATCGTTACCGACAACTACGACCAATCCCTGGCTACCGGTATACGCGGGAAAGTTGGCAAATGGAATGCAGACCTGAGCAATACCTTCGGACGCAACCAGATCGACTTTGCGACAGCGAACTCACTGAATGCCTCGCTGCTGAAAGCCTCTCCTACCCGCTTCACCGATGGCGGCTACCGGTTTACACAGAATACCACTAATCTGGACATCAACCGCAATTTTGAAAATGTCCTGAGTGGACTGAACGTGGCATTCGGGGCCGAGCACCGGTATGAAAACTACCAGATCGTGGAAGGTGAAGAAAAATCGTGGGGAGATTACGGACGCGCCATCAAAGTTGGCGTGGGTTCAAATGGAGCCGATATCCTGATTCCGAGCCTCACCGGTAACATCTTTACCCTCAAAGCCGCAAACGGCAGCAATTATGCCGGTGGCGCACAAGCCTTCCCTGGCTTCCGGCCGGAGAACGCGATCGACGTTTCCCGGACATCCGTAGGCCTGTACACCGACCTCGCGCTGGACATTACCGACAAGTGGCTTGTAGACGGGGCAGTACGTTTTGAAAACTACTCGGACTTCGGCTCAACATGGAACTGGAAACTTGCGACACGCTACAAAATCGGGGAAAACTTCGCACTCCGGGCTGCCGCAAGTACGGGCTTCCGTGCACCTTCCCTGCACCAGCGTTATTTCAGTGCCACTTCCAGCCTATTTGTGGAAGGACAAATTATCCAGTCGGGCACATTTACCAATGAAAGCCGGCCCGCAAAGCTGCTGGGCATTCCGGAGCTGAAACAGGAAACTTCCGTCAATTACAGTGCCGGGTTTACAGGAAGCTTTGGTAAATTCAAGCTTACGGTAGACGGATATTACATCCGCATCAACAACCGGATTGTGTATACCGGGCAGTTCAGCGGCAGCAATGCAGCCACTGCCACCGACCAGGACCGCGAAATATATGAGCTGCTTTCGCAGGCCAATGCGCAAACCGCGCGCTTTTTTGCCAACGCCATTGATACGGAGACCCGCGGTATTGACGCGGTACTTACATACAGTGAACGATTTGGCAAATCGCGCTTCCGGGCCGACCTCTCAGGTACATTTGTAAAGACCAACATTGCAGGAAATGTAAAAGCCTCGCCCCTGCTGGCCGGAAAAGAAAACAGCTATTTTGACCGTTCAAGCAGAATTTACCTGGAATCGGCAGTGCCGCGCGTGAAGAGTAACCTGACACTCACCTACAACATCAGCAAGTTCGGCGTGTTCCTGCGGAACGTGTATTTCGGGCCGGTGAATGCGGCTACCAATGTGGAAGCCGATGCACAAACGTTCGGATCCAAGGTGATTACCGACCTGGCGCTGAGCTATGATATTTCAAAAGCGGTACGGTTTACGATCGGGGCCAATAACCTGCTGGACGTTTACCCGGACGAGACCATCGGAGGGAACCGCGGGGCCGGATACTTCATCTATTCGCGCACGGGCCAGCAATTTGGTTTCAACGGACGATTCGCTTTTGCCCGTCTTAACCTGACGCTATAA
- a CDS encoding response regulator, with amino-acid sequence MKKQIYIIDDNPDYHFLMYTLLRKRVPAHSLSMFENGQSAYRHLNSLLIRKDYDQFPEMMIIDLKMEGMAGQQLLRLLKHPESEFYPFFAERPIIIMSAETSEAKIRKCYQEGADAYVIKPFTLQETQDVLDRICRFWLDKDNVQTY; translated from the coding sequence ATGAAAAAACAAATCTATATTATAGATGACAATCCCGACTATCATTTTCTAATGTATACGCTGCTGAGAAAGCGCGTTCCGGCTCATTCACTTTCAATGTTTGAGAACGGGCAGTCTGCGTACCGGCACCTTAATTCATTGCTGATAAGAAAGGATTATGATCAGTTTCCCGAAATGATGATCATTGATCTGAAAATGGAAGGTATGGCCGGTCAGCAGCTTCTCCGGCTGCTGAAACATCCCGAAAGTGAATTTTACCCGTTTTTTGCGGAGCGCCCGATCATTATCATGAGTGCAGAAACGAGTGAGGCCAAAATCCGTAAATGTTACCAGGAAGGTGCCGACGCGTACGTGATCAAACCATTCACATTACAGGAAACCCAGGACGTGCTCGACCGGATCTGCAGGTTCTGGCTGGATAAGGACAATGTACAGACTTACTGA
- a CDS encoding BLUF domain-containing protein has protein sequence MVYSIVYVSSSSGLLADEELESIISKSRLNNSEKDITGVLLYCNGNIIQVLEGAEETVMDTFRRILRDHRHTQVTRLFAGMVPDRSFQKWSMGYSTMTSKDMGELKAAFPAIDNPHKRDLTGKTLSLIKNFYINNHRN, from the coding sequence ATGGTTTATTCGATTGTCTATGTAAGTTCGTCATCCGGTTTGCTGGCCGATGAAGAACTGGAAAGCATTATTTCCAAAAGCAGACTTAATAATTCAGAGAAGGATATTACGGGCGTACTGTTGTATTGCAATGGCAATATCATCCAGGTGCTCGAAGGGGCTGAAGAAACAGTGATGGACACATTCAGAAGGATCCTGCGTGACCACCGGCATACACAGGTCACACGGTTGTTTGCGGGCATGGTGCCTGACCGTTCCTTTCAGAAATGGTCCATGGGATATTCGACCATGACCAGCAAGGATATGGGCGAGCTGAAGGCTGCTTTTCCGGCTATTGATAATCCGCATAAACGTGATCTGACCGGCAAAACGCTTTCCTTGATCAAAAATTTCTACATCAATAATCACCGGAACTGA
- a CDS encoding potassium-transporting ATPase subunit F, translated as MKKSEIMAALFIVSLAVFSYMCYVLIKPEKF; from the coding sequence TTGAAAAAATCTGAAATCATGGCTGCATTGTTCATCGTCTCCCTTGCCGTGTTTAGCTACATGTGCTACGTGCTGATCAAACCCGAAAAATTTTAA